The following DNA comes from Candidatus Margulisiibacteriota bacterium.
AGTAGAATTTGGTAAACTTGTAAGTTTATATCCTCCATCAAAATGAACCGACTGAGAATTTGGAGATGTTCCTCCATTACCATTAAAAGTTATTGTATATATAGGTTTCCATTGTGCATAAACTGTTGTATTTGCACTAAATACCGTACTTGTTGTTATTTTAGTTCCGCCAGAAGTTGCTGTATATCAGCCTTGAAAATCGAATCCTGCTCTAGTAGAATATGGTAAACTTGTAAGTTTATATCCTTCATCAAAATAAGCTGATTGAGAATTAGGAGATGTTCCTCCATTACCATTAAAAGTTATAGTATATATAGGTTTCCATTGCGCATAAACTGTTGTATTTGCACTAAATACCGTATTTATTGTTATTCTAGTTCCGCCAGAAGTTGCTGTATATCAGCCTTGAAAATCGAATCCAATAGCGCTCGCACTAGGAAGAGGATTTACTTTATAATTTTGTGGCGAAGATACTTCTCTTGTTGTAGAATTACCTTTTGTATCACTAAAAGTTATAGTATAAACTGGGTCTTGTGTTCATCTAGCGTAAGCATAAATATAACTATTTGTAGTGACGACTTTTACTAAAGAAGTAGAAGTTATTTTATTGCCACCACTAGAAGCATCATATCATCCTACTCAAGTATATCCTTCTCTTGAATAAGGTTCGCTATTCAACTCAGTTCTATTATAAGGCTCATTATATGTAACAGTAGAGGAATATTCAAAACCGTGGGAATAATATAAAGTGTATTGTTTTGGAGTATATTTTGCATAAAAATTATATTCTTGACCATATTCGCCTAAATCTGGAACGGTTGTTCAAGTAATTTTAGTACCTGAACCATTATATCCATGATATGTTGTTCCAGTCCTACTGTTATACCATCCATTAAATGTATATCCAGGTCTAGTTGGAGGTGTTGGTAAAGTAATACTTTCTCCGTAATATTTTTCTATAAAACTTGCTACTACGGAATTGTTATAATCATAGAATCTAATGTTGTAATCTTCTAGTATTCATCGCGCATAAACTGTTGTATTTGCACTAAATACTGTACTTGTTGTTATTTTTGTTCCGCCAGAAGTTGCTGTATATCAACCTGAAAAATGATATCCTGTTCTAGTAGAACTTGGTAAGCTTGTTAATTTTTGATTTGTTGTTGTTTGAGAACTTGGAGATGTTCCTCCATTACCATTAAAAGTTATAG
Coding sequences within:
- a CDS encoding InlB B-repeat-containing protein, yielding MNYVYVKDKEPEYTITFNGNGGTSPSSQTTTNQKLTSLPSSTRTGYHFSG